From the Nostoc sp. PCC 7107 genome, the window TGAATTAAAGTCCGCTTTTGCTCTATCAATCGCTCTGTAGCTAGGATTGATAGTTTTTCGGCTTGCAGAGCTTGAGAGTTCGCGCCTTGTAAATGCGATCGCTCCCATGCACGATATATAGTTGAGCGCAACATCTTAGCTGGAATCGCACCAGTAGATTTATATACCCGTCGAGCTTCTAATATATCTAGCTCTTGAGGGGACATAGCTTTAATACCCCTTAGCTGATCAATTTCAGCTTTATATTTTCATCCTAAGCTGTTATAGCAATTTTTTGATCACTAAAAAATTCTCTGACTAATCGTAAAATATGAATAAACCTCCGTCTCGGCAAAACTTAATAATTTATTTATAATTAAGATTTTTGTAATATTTATTAATCTCATCAAAAATATCTCATTTAGCACAAAATAAATATTTTCTTCATTTATATCTATTAAAAAAGATTTGTTATTAATCATTATTCATTAGTCTTTTTTGATTACAAATGATTAATGACTAATAACCAATGAACACCATGACACTAATTTTTTCAATTAAAACCGGATTTTTAGAGTTTATAGTTCTGATGCGGAATAATCTCCAGATTTCCCCCCAGTTTTACTAATTAAATGAATTGATTCAATTTGAATCGACTTTTCTAAGGCTTTCGCCATATCGTATAAAGTCAAAGCTGCGACAGAAACGGCAGTTAAAGCTTCCATTTCCACACCAGTTTCTGCTTTGGTTTTCACGGTAGCTTGGATGTGATAACCGGGTAATTGGGAATCGGGGGTAATTTCCACAGCAACTTTTTGCAATGGTAGGGGATGACACAAGGGAATTAAATTCGCTGTTTGTTTAGCTGCCATAATCCCAGCTATCCGCGCCGTTGCTAACACATCACCTTTAGGTGTATTGCCAGCCTGAATCGCTGCTAAGGTTTCTGGCAACATCCGCACCCTAGCAACAGCCACAGCTTGGCGGACTGTAGAGGCTTTATCGGAAACATCTACCATCTGTGCTTGTCCTTGAGAATCGAGATGACTTAACTCGGCAGAAAAATTTTTTTCAGAATTGTCTTGCATTGCTTGGGAATATGGTGCTAATATGTTTTTCTGGCAGGGGCGTGTAGCTCAGTGGACTAGAGCACGTGGCTACGGACCACGGTGTCGGGGGTTCGAATCCCTCCT encodes:
- the moaC gene encoding cyclic pyranopterin monophosphate synthase MoaC; its protein translation is MQDNSEKNFSAELSHLDSQGQAQMVDVSDKASTVRQAVAVARVRMLPETLAAIQAGNTPKGDVLATARIAGIMAAKQTANLIPLCHPLPLQKVAVEITPDSQLPGYHIQATVKTKAETGVEMEALTAVSVAALTLYDMAKALEKSIQIESIHLISKTGGKSGDYSASEL